Proteins from a genomic interval of Neodiprion lecontei isolate iyNeoLeco1 chromosome 2, iyNeoLeco1.1, whole genome shotgun sequence:
- the LOC107216821 gene encoding BLOC-1-related complex subunit 7 isoform X1: MASASSTSARSLFVDSKMRLADRVQVNVNNIASLARQIQRGSRSSEILMHSMKNFTPQEHTLENSDTYLRKLLLMTAHYEYQLDAIEKSCIKLEEVTEQARAMQR; this comes from the exons ATGGCCTCAGCATCTAGTACAAGTGCTCGAAGCCTGTTCGTTGATTCCAAAATGAGGTTAGCTGATCGAGTGCAAGTTAACGTCAATAACATAGCTTCGTTAGCGAGGCAAATACAACGAGGATCACGCAGTAGCGAG ATTTTAATGCATTCTATGAAGAACTTTACTCCACAAGAACATACATTGGAGAATTCGGACACATATTTGAGAAAGCTTCTCCTCATGACTGCTCACTACGAATATCAACTAGACGCTATTGAGAAGAGTTGCATAAAGCTAGAAGAAGTCACTGAACAAGCACGTGCCATGCAAAGATGA
- the LOC107216819 gene encoding 60S ribosomal protein L9, with the protein MKQIVTNQTVKIPEGLTVSVKSRTVTVKGPRGVLKRSFKHLALDIHMVNPRLLKVEKWFGTKKELAAVRTVCSHIENLLKGVTKGYQYKMRAVYAHFPINCVTTENNTVIEIRNFLGEKFIRRVKMANGVTVANSAKQKDELILEGNSLEDVSRSAALIQQSTTVKNKDIRKFLDGLYVSEKTTVVQDAE; encoded by the exons ATGAAGCAGATCGTCACcaaccaaacagtcaaaatcCCTGAGGGATTGACTGTCTCCGTGAAGTCGCGGACCGTCACTGTCAAGGGACCACGAGGTGTCTTGAAACGATCTTTCAAACACTTGGCACTTGACATTCAC ATGGTAAACCCGAGGCTATTGAAAGTTGAGAAATGGTTTGGAACCAAAAAGGAGCTGGCTGCTGTGCGCACCGTCTGCTCGCACATTGAAAACTTGTTGAAGGGTGTGACTAAGGGGTACCAGTACAAAATGCGTGCAGTATATGCCCATTTCCCCATAAACTGCGTCACGACAGAAAACAACACTGTAattgaaattcgtaatttcCTTGGTGAGAAATTCATCCGACGAGTCAAGATGGCTAACGGTGTCACTGTAGCTAACTCGGCCAAACAAAAGGATGAACTAATTCTGGAAGGAAATTCTTTGGAAGATGTTTCCAGATCTG CTGCACTAATCCAGCAATCCACGACCGTGAAAAATAAGGATATCAGAAAATTCTTGGACGGTCTATATGTTTCTGAGAAAACCACAGTTGTACAAGATGCCGAATAA
- the LOC107216821 gene encoding BLOC-1-related complex subunit 7 isoform X2: MASASSTSARSLFVDSKMRLADRVQVNVNNIASLARQIQRGSRSSEILMHSMKNFTPQEHTLENSDTYLRKLLLMTAHYEYQLDAIEKIRRAECSSYVGKD; the protein is encoded by the exons ATGGCCTCAGCATCTAGTACAAGTGCTCGAAGCCTGTTCGTTGATTCCAAAATGAGGTTAGCTGATCGAGTGCAAGTTAACGTCAATAACATAGCTTCGTTAGCGAGGCAAATACAACGAGGATCACGCAGTAGCGAG ATTTTAATGCATTCTATGAAGAACTTTACTCCACAAGAACATACATTGGAGAATTCGGACACATATTTGAGAAAGCTTCTCCTCATGACTGCTCACTACGAATATCAACTAGACGCTATTGAGAAGA TCAGAAGAGCAGAATGTAGTAGCTATGTAGGTAAAGACTGA
- the LOC107216823 gene encoding icarapin-like isoform X1 has protein sequence MKSAFRLLIFASALFAVAFAYPGARSASSESDEDFEKVGPILVLSDDLEDGFGGSFFSSFPNNPFDGFLTRMQREEKKLCPHTLWDCWRDLHPETTIHSDKENDVGWIHQFNSDVQPSWDGDMMKRLREQVAASLPDLGSSDGLYDIPKIPEGANTTSTTKVINGHVVTVNETTYSDGDENSGTVLRVRVVDIKPVNETENPDSEDVTTPANNEPPSSSSSSPDRSVESLEDFSKNEIPDRLVAI, from the exons GTGCCCGTTCCGCAAGTTCTGAAAGTGATGAAGATTTCGAGAAGGTTGGTCCGATTCTCGTCTTGTCCGATGACCTGGAGGATGGCTTCGGTGGCAGTTTCTTCAGCTCGTTTCCCAACAATCCTTTCGACGGTTTTCTAACGAGAATGCAAA GGGAGGAGAAAAAACTTTGTCCCCACACTCTCTGGGACTGCTGGCGCGATTTGCATCCCGAAACAACTATACACAGTGACAAAGAAAACGACGTAGGGTGGATTCACCAGTTCAACTCGGATGTACAGCCGTCCTGGGATGGCG ACATGATGAAGAGATTGAGGGAGCAAGTGGCAGCCTCTCTTCCAGATTTGGGAAGTTCCGACGGCTTGTACGATATTCCCAAGATCCCCGAGGGAGCAAACACCACCTCAACTACAAAG GTAATCAACGGCCACGTTGTAACCGTTAACGAAACCACGTACAGCGACGGCGACGAAAACAGCGGTACAGTTTTACGGGTCCGTGTTGTCGACATAAAACCGGTAAACGAGACAGAGAATCCTGACTCAGAAGATGTGACGACACCTGCCAACAATGAGCCGCCTTCTTCCTCATCTTCATCCCCGGACCGTAGCGTTGAATCCCTCGAAGATTTCTCCAAGAATGAAATTCCCGATCGGCTGGTCGCAATCTAG